AAGGTCACATTGGGCCCCCCAGGAAACTGGCTCTGATACATGGAATGAGTCGCACCTGTGCGTTTTACCTGCTCCATTACGAGCCAACATCTGACGACTGAAAAGGGGTCTAATCATAATGAATACCCTAACCTAAAGCAAACGCACGCGTGTGGAGAGACACTTTCCCGGCGTAGCTCCACCCCCTTCATCCCGAGGAGACGGCAATTGGAAACACCTGTGTGCTTGTAGCTCGCGCTAACTGAGCTAACTATTACAGCCGAAGAGGTCGCGCTAACACACTCAGCAGCGACCACGCCCTCGTCTCGTGGGTTGTTGGCACTGAAGCCTCATTAGCGTCACTGTCCTTACgtttatttaattgatttccAGTCAACTTCGGCTCGTAACACGTCCGTTGTTCGTCCTAGCATAAGGTAGCTGACAGTAAAGTTAAACTGGCTAGCCGGATAGCATATGTTAAAAGCCGGCTCGTACTTCGAGAGAGCTaacgtgtgtgtacatgtaacgctatttataaatgtatatcgTAGTGTTGTGTGTACGCATGGTAAAAAAAAGCAGCTAACCTAGCATAATGCAACCACACATTACATGAATTGAGGTGAGAAAAGTTTCCAGGTGACATGAAGTGCCTTCACTCCCGGTAGCCCCTCAGGAGGTACTGTTATCCAGCACCAATACCGGACCGAGCGTTCTCCCCACGTGGAAATAAATGTCCCGTAGAGCCGACAGTACACACAGCAACAAACATTTGCATTACCTTCACCTGGCCGCTGGTTTCGCTTCGCTCATGGAGAAATGGACTACTGGGTAGCGGATTTCACATCCGTCAATCCCAACTGCGTTGCACATAGCTGAAGAACATGCATCCGGTTCCAGCGGTtacatttcagaataaaagccgtTTCATACTTTTCCGGTCTTTCAACATATGTGTGGTAAAACTACAATGCATTACAAACCTCAGTTAATAAAAACGTGAGTTGTAATATTCCTTTCAGGCACATCCACTACTCCACTTAATATGATCAAGCAAATGCAGTGGCGTGTTTAGAAATAGCAATGACTGCACATGGGTTACCTTTAGGTCAAAAAGAAAACGTATCCCCATGCATGTCAGCATGAGGGATTCTGGTAAAAGAAAATTGCTCTTAAATATTATGTTGGCCTAACCTCATGGAACCTTGTCAACTGAAATTATTGTTAGCACGCATAATATACTACCAACAACTAAACAAATGATACCAGAATGCATAATGAATGCACGTAAAcctttgtttaaatgtgtagAGCAGCTACAGAAGCTGAAGtgtattttgtaattgtctaCATGTGAATTTATCTTAACAGAGTTTGGAGGATCCTCAATTGCTGTAAATGACCTGGTGATGTACACGTATGTTAAGTGTGGCCTGTTTGTTCTAAAAGTATTGTTACTCAGCTGGTGagacctctttttttatttttttcattttattttgtatttattgccgGAACACCGTTTCCATGGAAACGTAAACAAAACGCCTGAGCACCCGGCACTGATTTCTCAACACACTCTCTGCCAACTTGCGCATCAAACCGGGATTTCAATATATAGCCACGTACCCACCGGGATGGACTTGAACAACGTCAGGCGCGTGTCCTCCGCGGGCTACCGGCTACCGGAACGAGCCTGCGGGACGCAGCCGACAAGGAGCCGACCGCCGGCGGACAGGACGCTGCGcgccagaggaggaggagacggcgcGACCTCCGCGGAGCCGAATTCAGACCGGAGCGATACCGTGAAACAGGACCGAGTGTGGAAAGAGGCGGTGCAGGCCGAGAGGAGAGGCGTGCGGGAGTGGTGAGACTCCTCTGGTCGGCCATAATAACACCACACATTTATTACTGTTATGATGACTATAAACTACAATCTTGGAGGCTATACCGACCCATGTGTTGTTGTCCACAGGGAGAAGAACTGGAACTTTCTCAGGAACTATGATCAGATGGTAAGAACCATGTTGAGATGCGCTTAAATGTGCAtgaatattattttgtttgaaGACGGTATTTAAATTCTCTCGTTGTGTATTCTATTTGTCCCTTTAGCAATTAAACATGAGCATCCTATGTGACTACAGGAAGACTGTTTT
The genomic region above belongs to Cyclopterus lumpus isolate fCycLum1 chromosome 22, fCycLum1.pri, whole genome shotgun sequence and contains:
- the c22h2orf50 gene encoding uncharacterized protein C2orf50 homolog — translated: MDLNNVRRVSSAGYRLPERACGTQPTRSRPPADRTLRARGGGDGATSAEPNSDRSDTVKQDRVWKEAVQAERRGVREWEKNWNFLRNYDQMGQLKSEEPMPSYVSLFSDRVPNTGNQMFGSRLSTPLGISVVRLDRLTLRSARHPKCEQDTEMQP